The window GCAGGCTTTGACTCGTGTTAACCGCCCGTACAAGGATTTCAAGTATGGCTATGTGGTGGATTTTGTAGATATCAAGGAAAACTTTGATTCTACCAACGACCGCTACTTACGAGAATTGAATAAAACCACGGAAGACATTGATCAAGATATTCCTGCAAATCCTGGTCTGGTGATTATTGAAAATCCCGAAGAAGTCAAGCAGCAGATTAAGGAATTGACCAACTTCTTGTGGAATTTCCCTACAGAAAATTATGAGGAATTCCGTCAAGTCATTGATGAAATTGATGACAAGGAACCGTTGTACCATCTTCGTAAAATCCTTGAAGACGCTAAGGGCCTTGGCAATAGAATCCGTTCTAGTGGCAACGAAGAACTTCAGGACAAGTACAAGAACATGCTGCCTGGCGGCATTCCTGTTTTGCTGCGTGAAGTAGATCGACGCATTGCGACTATTAACTTCAAGGAAGGCAATGACCATAGTGAAGATGTGTCTGGCATGATCAATTCTATTCTTGATAGCCTTGACTTTGAATTCCGTAAGGGCATTTCAGAAGAGCTCAAGATTATCATTAATAGTCTCAAGGAAGAAGCCGAAAAGGTTCGTGCTGAATTTGATGCAAACTTCGATAAAAAGGAAGACAAGTTCGTCAATCTTATCGAAGAATTCAAGAAATACTTTAGAGAACACGGCTACATTCCCAAGGACAAGACCGAAGCCGAAGACAGTATTTTCTACTTGAAAGATGTAATGTCTAAAATCAAGGAAATCAATCGCAAGAATCGTGTGTTAAAGGCTCACTACAAAGATGATGAACGTTTTGTTCGTGTTCACAAGCGAATTGTTGAAGAAAATGCCAAGCGAATTCAAGGCGACAAAAAAGAAAAACCCTTGCTTTCTAAAGATGAATTTGAAATTCAGAAGAGCCTTATTGAAATCAAGAGTTCTGCAGACGATCTCTTTGAAAAGAATCCTGGCATCGTCGAAAACGAAGATAAACTTCGTAAGGATATTTTGGGCAGTGTAAGCCACAAATTCATGGATCTTGATTTAATTGCAAGTCTAGATGATCGAAAATTCATTAGCAATCTGATTTCTAATGAATATATCAATCAGTATAATAGTTATGGAGTGTAAATGAATACCGAAGAACTTAAAGCTAAAACCATTGCACTTATTGACGCACTTAAGAGTACTACAGGTGCATACGGTCTTGCAAATGGTGGTAACGAGTATAAGATTATCACCGAGATATTTCTCTACAAGTTCTTTAATGATAAGTTTGCCTTCGAAGCAAAGAATCAAAAGACTCCATACAAAAAGCGTCTAAGTAAAGCTGAAAAGTGGGATGTTGAATACGACTCCTTTACTGATGAAGAGGTGGAGGATTTATTCTCTTACATGGGTGGGGGAGTTCCCTTAATCAAACCTCATCAGACTTTAAGCCATTTATACAACGCCTCTACACAGGGCGATTTCTCGGCTTTACTGGATTCCACTTTGGTGGATATTGCAACCTTCAATCAAGATCAGTTCTCCGTGGTGACATCGGGAAAGGCAAAGGTGAATATTTTTGCTGCAGTTACCCCCTATGTTACTGACATCGGTAAGCGAGATGCTTTTGCCAAGGCTTTGGTGAAGAACATTGCCGAATTTAACTTTGAAGAAGTTTTCAATGAAAAGTACGACTTCTTTAGCGGCATTTTTGAATACTTGATTAAGGATTACAACAATGCCGGTGGCGGCAAGTATGCTGAATACTTCACCCCGCGAGCCATTGCACAAGTGATGTCTCAGCTTTTGGTGGATCCAGAAGTTGAATACAAGGGTGCAACCTGTTATGACCCCAGTGCTGGTACTGGAACGCTCCTTATGGCACTTGCGCACCAGGTGGGCGAGGACCGTTGTTCCATTTACAGCCAGGATATTTCGGATAAGTCCAGCGAAATGCTGCGATTGAACTTGATTCTGAATAATTTGGTAGGTAGCTTGCCCAATGTGGTTCAGGGAAACACCCTTTTGGAGCCTGCCCATGTTGAAAAAGATGGCTGTCTCAAGAAGTTTGACTTTGTGGTAAGTAATCCGCCGTTCAAATTAGACTTCCCTGAATATTCCGATACCCTAGCAGCAGACAGTGTTCGCTTTTGGGCTGGTATTCCCAATAAGGTGAAGAATATTGACCCAAACAAGCCCAAGATGGCCATTTACACTTGCTTTATTCAGCATGTGATTAACTCTATAAAACCTGATGGCAAGGGTGCTATTGTTATTCCAACAGGCTTTTTAACAAGTAAACCGCCCAAAAAGGGACAAGGGAAAAAGAGTGTTGAATATAAAATACTTGAACACTTAACGGATAAACATATTATTAATGGTGTTGTCAGCATGCCTGGCAATGTGTTTGCAAACACCCCTACTAATGTTTCCGTATTGTTCTTCGATAAATCTCTCAAGAAGGACTCCGATAAGGTTATTCTGATTGATGCCAGCAAACTTGGCGAGGAATACAAGGAAGGCAATAATCAGAAGCGTCGTTTACGCCCTGAGGAAATCGAAAAGATTGTAACTACCTTCCGTAAAAAGAAAAATGTAGAAAATTTTTCTGTTGCCGTAAGCTACAAGGATATCAAGGAAAAAGGCTACAGTCTAAGTGCTGGCCAATATTTTGATATCAAGGTGGAATACGTAGAGATTACGCCAGAGGAATTCAAGGCCAAGATAAAGGGCTTTGCCAAGGAACTGGAAACCCTTTCTGCCCAAGGACTAGAACTTGACAATCAAATTCTCAAGAACCTTAAAGGAATGAAAATTTAAGTGTCCTTTGAGTGATTAACACTTAACAATAGAGAATTTGTATGGCTGTGGAAATGAAAAAATATCGTTTGGCTGATATTGCGGAAATTGTGATCAGCAGTGTAGATAAAAAGACGAAACCGGGTGAAAAAATTGTAAGACTTTGCAATTTTACGGATGTTTACCACAATTGGGCTATCAAGCAATCTGACTACGATTCTTTTATGGTGGCATCGGCTAGCGATAGTAATATAAACAAGCTTTCTTTGAAGAAAGGTTTTGTCGCCTTTACCAAGGATAGTGAAACTCGTGATGACATCGGTATTTCTACTTACATTGCAGATGATTTTGAAGATGTCGTTCTTGGCTACCATTGCGCCTTGGCGAAACCAAATGAAGATATTGTGTATGGCAAGTATCTGAATGCATTTATGAGCTCTGATTACATCAAAAAATATTTCGAGTTGAATGCAACCGGAAGTGGAATGCGCTTTACACTTGCTGTATCTACGATGGAAGACATGCCAATCATGCTGCCGAGTATGAAGGTTCAAAAGAAAGTCGGTGATATGCTTTCTGACTTTGATAGACGCATTGAAAATCTTCGTGCTCAGAATCGCGTGTTGGAACAAACCGCCAAGACAATCTACGACTACACCTTCCTCCAATGCGCGGGGAAGGAAAAGGTCTACAATAAAGTCCTTAATCGGAATATTCCTGTAGATTGGGAAGTGAAGAAACTAGGTGATTTGGTTGATGTAAATTGTTCAACTGCTAAAAAAAATGAATTTAATGAAATTCTTTATTTAGAAACATCAGGCGTTTTTGAAAATACAATTGAAGAGGTATCTTTTCAAAAATATGCGGATGCTCCAAGTCGAGCGAAACGAAAGGTCAAAGATCGAACTATTGTGTACTCAACGGTTCGTCCGGAACAGCGTCATTTTGGAATCTTATTAAAACCTCCTTCTAACTTAATAGTTTCAACGGGTTTTGTTACTATTGATGCTAAAGAAAATGTTGGGGATATTTCATTTTATCTTTATTCATTTTTATCTCAAGAAAGTACTATACAGTATTTGAGCACGATTGCCGCGAATAGTGTTTCTTCATACCCATCAATAAATCCATCTGATATTGAAAGTTTACTTGTTGTTTATCCAGATTTTGATACTCTGGAAATATTTAATAGTATAATTACGCCAATCTTCCAAAAACGATTGTTAAACTCCAAACAAATCGAATCCTTGACCACCCAACGCAACGCCCTCCTCCCGCTCCTCATGACCGGCCAAATCGAGGTGTAATGTGAGTATTTCTGATGCGATTAATAAGATTAATCAGGTCCGTATCGTAAAAAAAATAAAACAGGCTGTTGGCTTTTTTGTTGGACAACAAAAGTTGTTTTCTCAATACGATTCTATAGAAGATTTTGTTTGTAAAAATAAGGATTCGTCTAAAGAAACTGCTTTTATGAATAGTTTGGATACAATAATTGATCCTGTATCCAAGATCCTTGTTTCGGAACAGTGTTATATATCGTTAAATTATATTGCCGATTTTTGTTATGATTACTTAACGAAAAATGCAGGAGCCACACCTCTTCACTCCTCAAATAATATTTACAATAACATTGCGTCTTTTTTATCAAAGTTTTATTGTGGTTCCCCGGATTTTCTCATTTTTCCGATACGAGGTTGGGGCTATGTTAATGACGATTTTCTGTTCTTTTGGAAGAAACAGCGAGTGAAGTTTTTTTATGAAAAAAACTTGAAATGTGCGTTATTTCCACAAACAAATAGTTTTAAAAAAACAGAAACCGTTATAAATTCGTATTTAAAGAATTTTAATATTTCTGATATAAATGTTGAACAATACAGTTTTAATGATGTTTACAAATGGATTGCCTATAATCCGATTCTCGTCATACCAATATTAAGAAAACCAAGTAGTGTGTACGATGGCTATAAGTATATCCTATTTGAATTGAAAATGACTGTTTATACACTTACTTTAATTTCTGCATTGATGAAAAAGAAATTAAGTGGTAACATCATTTCGTCTACAAGAATAAATAATTTTGAAACATGGGATTATAAGCATTTTCTATCTCTAACAAATTTATCTGCAAAAAAATCTGATTTGATGTCTGTACCCTTCAACATTCGGGCTAACGAATTATTCGCTTTAACAGAATTAAATTTTGAGTATGCTACAAAGTGGTCTGTTGTTAGCCGCAATGCATATGCCGATGTCATTCGGTGTATGGATTTTCTAAAGAAAAAACGCTTGCAAGCATCTTTGAACTTGTTTGAAGAAAGTTTTTGTGAAAAAATAATTCAGTCTTTAAAATTTTATCATTTAAGTTTTTCATATCAACTCAAAGAAGAAGATGCTGCACTGAATTTGGCGATAGCGATAGAATCGCTATGTGTAGATAAATATGAAAAAGGAAATACAGATCGTTTGTATCGTCATATAAGAAAATTTTTGACCCATACTACTTTTGTAAAAACATTGAAAGCAAGAGAAGAATTGAAAGTTCTGTATGCTGCTCGCTGTGAGGTTGCACACTCAGCAAAACTTCAAAAAAAGGTAGATATTGATGTTTGTAGACTTGCTTACATAGGTATTTTTTTGAAGATTATGCGTAATTGGAATCACCTCGATTTCAAAACAGAATTTACTTTGAAAAAATTTGCTGAATCTATACCTTGTCGGTAGATTCACTGTGGTTTATTACGAGCAAATAAGAGGCTTTATGTCTGTAATTAACGAAACTCAAGTATCTCTTAAATCTATCGCTGATATAAGCGAAATGAATGTGTCATTCTTTATTGACGCCTATCAGCGTGGTTACAGATGGACTCCAGTAGAAGTACGAGATCTATTAGAAGATGTTCGTGAGTTTAGCCACTGTAAGAAAGACGAAAAATCATTTTATTGCCTTCAACCCATAATTGTTACAAAAAATGAAGGTGGAGCATATAAGGTTATTGATGGACAACAGCGCCTAACCACGATATTCCTTATTTACGTTTTTTACCGAGCTATAGCCAGTCGATTTGCTCCTGAAGTGATGCCTTTTGAATTGCATTATAACGGAAAAGAACGTCTTGAAACATGTCTTAATGAATTGCTTGAGAAATCTTACGGAGATGCGGTTTCCGTTGATGATAACATGTCGGATTACGAGAGTGATATAGACTGTCATTATATTCTCGATGCCTATAAATACGTATGTGATTATTTTCAGAACCTATATAAAGATGTACATATTCGCGGTGATGTAAACGAAATTAAAAAGATTCTTGATAATGGTTTAAAAGTTATTTGGTATGAGATTCTAAACTGTGACCAACAAAAGGAAATTGATGTCTTTACCAAAATAAATATGGGTAAAATTCCGCTCACCAATGCGGAATTAATTAAAGCTCTTTTACTGCGAAAAAATGCAGATTTGTCAAAAGATCTTGAATCAACTCAAATGAACATTTCTGTAAAATGGGATGAAATAGAGTCAAAATTGATGGAAAAATCATTCTGGAGTTTTCTTGTAAACGATCGAGAACATCGTTATGCAACAAGGATTGATTTTATTTTCCAGGTGATGGCAAGAGATATAAACGATCGCATCCTTAAAAATGCTGATGAGGAATATCCAAATGAAGAACGATTTACGGTTGACTTTGAAGGTGTGAATAAAGATAAATACGCCTTCTATGTATTCAGCAATTATGTTCGTTATTTGGAGAAGGATAAATCTGTTGGATATGTCAAATGCATTTGGGATGAAGTCTGTGAATATTATCGAATGTTTAAGGACTGGTTCCAAAATGTGCATTGGTATCACAAAATTGGACTTATAGTTTGTTGTGCTGAATCAGACAATATTGATGTCATTTTAAAACTCTCTAAGCTATATCGTAATGAACACGATCAAGGTATTGGCCATAAAAGATACTTCGAACAACAACTTATTGCAGAAGTAAAACAACTGATTTTTGGTGATGAAAAAGCAGACGAGTCTGACATTGAATCCTGTGTAGAATCTTTAGATTATGATAATTCGGATGGCGTAAGGAAGGTCTTGCTTTTGTACAATATTGCATGGCTTGAATTATGCAAGGAAAATGGACGTTTCCCATTTGAAAAATACAAAGATGAAGAAATATCATGGGACATAGAGCATATTAACGCAGTTGCTGATGGTATGCCGACCAATGGTAGAAATGACTCCGAAGATAATGATCGCCTTATTTGGTTAAAAAACTTAAAGGTCTTACCAGAATTAAATGAAATATGCTTAGAAGATGGCAGAAATGCTGCGACTTTGCTTTCTGATATAGAATCAAAGAAACTTTATTTGGATAAAAATCAACCAGGTGCGGATGATTTCAAAAAACTTTATGAAGCTGTGATTAAATATTTTGAAGATTTTGAGGGAACAGATAATTCAATCGCAAATTTGACTTTGCTAGATTCCGGAACAAATCGTTCTTACAGAAATGCAGTATTCCCGATAAAACGTCAAACAATATTGGAAAACAGTATGAAGGATGTTTTCATTCCTCTTTGTACAAAAAAAGTCTTTATGAAGGCTTTTGTTGGATCCAAAAATCTTCTAAGATGGCATTCGGACGATAAAAATGCGTACAAAAAGGATTTGATTGATTGCATCTCTAAGTATTTAAGTGAGGTTTTATAGTATGAGTGCAGAAATGATTTGCATGCCTGAAGCAACGGAAAAAAGTTTTTGGGAAATTCTCAATAAAACCTCAGATGGCTTTAACATCTATATACCTAGAATTCAAAGAGATTATGCCCAAGGCCGAATGGATGAGACTTCATCTCATATTAGAGATAATTTCTTAAATGACATTTTTGAGTCTCTTGTTAATCCGAAAAAAATACTGGACATTAACTTTATCTATGGGAATGTTGAAGAAGAAAGATTTATTCCTATTGATGGTCAGCAGCGATTAACAACGCTTTTTTTACTGCATTGGTATTTTGCACAATACTCAAAGAAAATTGCAGATTCAGAAGTAAAGAAGAGATTGGGATTTTTCCAGTATGAAACTCGACATGTAACCGGAAAGTTCTGCAGTAACCTTGTTGAAAAAGTTGTTTTGTTGTTAGATGATGTTTCGGATACATTTAAAATATCTGATGAAATCCGAAACTACTACTGGTTCTTTTCGGATTTTGAAAATGATTCTTCCATCAAGTCTATGCTCGTGATGCTTGATGCCATCCATGAAAAGGCACAAAATACAATAAAAAAAGGTTATGACTTGCACGGCGTATTCGACTTGCTAACATCCGAGGATGCTCCAATTCGCTTCCTTTATCTTAATATAAATGATATTGGTTTGACGGATAACATTTATATTAAAATGAACGCTCGCGGAAAGGCTCTCACTCATTTTGAAAATTTTAAAGCTCAGCTTAGCAATTTTTTAGTGCAAGATAGTGAATCTTTAAGAGATTCTTTCTTGGGTAAGGTGAATGGAATTTGGTCTGAATTCTTTTGGAATCCAGAATTTCGTAAGAAAAGTATAGATCCGGTAACAGGTAAAGAATTCATTGAGACGAATTACGATGCTCACATGATGAAATTTTTTCGATTTGCCATGTTCATGGATTATGTGGTAAATCTGGAAGATGAGGCTGTAAGATCCGCTCAAAAAAATATTCGCGATGTACTTAAAACGTTGACTGAAGAAACTGATGCTCGTTTTACTTCAAGACTATTTAAAGATGCTTTTGCCGATATCGGTCCTATAAAATCGTCTAAACCGGTACTATCTTGCGAAACTTTCAAAAGAATAGAACGCCTCCTTGATATTTTGGTTTATAGAAAAAAGACCACTTCTGATATACATTTTGCAAATGTAAATGAAATTGGCATTTCTTATGTAGATGAGAAAAAATCATTCTTGCGGTTGATTGGCTCCTTAGACGAAAAACGTGCACAATCTAATGAGGAAATTCTTGTTCTTTTTGCAGAATACCAATTTCTGCTAAAATATTCGAACCCTGATGGTTCTTTCGATAAAGAGTTTGAATTGAATAGATTACTTCGAGTTGTCCATAACTTAATAAAGCCAACGTTAAATTTGCAGATGGACGTATTCTTTGCGATGGCTCGAAGTATATATCAAGTGATTGAAGCTGGTAAAACTCTTGATATATACGAATTCTTTGCATCATTGAAAAAAGAAGATCATGGTCTTTATCGTTTTACTGCATTTACCACAGAACAAGTTGTTGAAGAATCAATCAAGTCAAAATTGATAAAGAATAGTAAAGAATGGCGTGACGCAATATATGAAGCAGAAAAAGGATTCCTAGGAGGGAATCTCAGCATGCTATTTGATTTCTCAGGAATTTGGGAAATCAATGAAAATGGCCTTTTAAACAAAATCCTGTCCGAGGAAATGTCTAACCAGGAATGTTTTGACAAATTCTTATCATACTATAAAAAGTTCAATTTATTCTTTGATAAGAATGGCGAAAAGGTTGAAATTGCGGAAAATTCTTTATTTAAAAGAGCGTTACTTTGCTATGGTGGTCCCGATAGCTATATGCTTCCTTCCAATAAACCTATTCAAAGTTTCCTGGTGGATAGTGATCGCGACCATGGTTTTGGTCGTCTCTTCAGGGACCGTAATGGCAATAAGAGATCGTTCTTTAAAGAATTAATGGACAGCGTTGATTCAGAGAAAGAAATTATCCCTCAGCTTGAAGCTATCGTTGGTAGTAAGTCTTTTGATGAAAATGAACGTTGGAAGGTTTATTTCGTTAAGGAAGCTAGAATCTTAAATAGTCTTCACGGTCAATCAAGTGATAGAGACGGCAAGAGTATTTTTGAAATTCCAAAACGTTTTATTCGCAGAAACAATAATGATGATATCTTACTGTTGACTAAAATGCAAACTAGCTCTATAAATAGAGAACTTTATTCTTATGTTCTTTATTTGCTTGCTTGCGATAAAAAAGTCGACATCCACTATCATGCAGAATCAACAGATGGTGCTGTTAAGTACGCCTATTACACAAATAAACAGAATCAAGAAATCAGAATCTTATATAAAAGAAAAGATGATGAGAATGGTTACGTTTTTGTTGCCGAACATGATGGAAGTATAGTGATGTGGTATCAGGATATCACGCTGATGCTAGATTACGTTGTAAAGACTGCGAAGTAGTTTAGGAGATGATTCCGTTATCTCATTGAAGTAAGGTTGATATGTTCTCCTTCATCCGTAATTTCTTTGCTAAACGTCATGCTCTCGCTGCAGAACGTGAGCAGTTGTGTCGTGGCATTATAGAACGGATTGAATTAGCCGAAAAAGAACGCAAGGGTCTGAAGGAGAATGCCGACGTCTATACGGCTTGGCTAGAATCTAATAAGCCTCTTTGGCAAGATATATTTGTTTTATCAAAGAAAGAGCTTAAGAAATGCCCAAGCTTTAAAGCTATGGAAGCGTCAATTGACTCATATCTCAGAATATATGAGGAAACAAGGTGCTTACCTCTAGCGGAACTCGCTGAAATCTGCATATCCAGCGTATTTGATATGTTTAACGATTCTTTCAGGTATTGTACTCATGAAGATCTTGCTTATTGGCGTAAATCGAATAAAGAAGCATTAGATAATCTTAAAAAATATACTCCGGACAAATTCCTGCAAAATCCTCACTATTTAAAATATAAGAAGGTGTGGGAGGAACTTTTTGAGGTTACAGCATCTCTCAAAGAACGCAAGAAAATTCATAATCTGTTGGTATATTCAAATCGCAAGACTGAGGCACCAAAGGTTATTGGTGGCGTAAACGGCCATCCATTAGATAATCAGCAAATAGATGCTGTTATCAAGGAATACCCGAACCAGTTGATTCTGGCTGGCGCGGGAACCGGAAAGACAACGACTATCGTAGGGAAGGTCAAGTATCTCCTGAAGAAGGGTTTTTATCAGCCGGAAGATATTTTGTTGCTGTCTTTTACTGAAAAATCGGCTAGGGACATGAATGAGCAAATTAAGGCGAATATTGATTTGCCTATCACGGCGAGTACATTTCATGCCCTGGGAAATAAGATTCTCGGCTCTGTTGATGGAAAGAAGGCTGTATTTCTGGATGTTTCCAACTTTGTCATGGATCAGCTGCGCCAAAAGCTTAATGATAAGGATTATACGGATCATCTGGTTAAATACCTGGTATTTGATCCAACGAAGTCCAAAAGTAGGGATGATTTCGACAATCCAGAGGATTACAAACGATTTTCGAAAGAAAATCCTCCCAAGACCTTGAATGGAATTGCGGTCAAAAGTTACGGTGAACTGGATATCGCGAATTTCCTATTCCAAAACCAGGTGAAGTTTCAATACGAGGAACCCTATAGGCTTCCAACGGCTACTGCTGAACGTAGGCAATATCAGCCGGATTTCTATTTACCCGACTATGATATCTATATTGAATATTTCGGTATAAATAGGAAGGGGCGAGTGTCTGATAAGTTCAAGGAAAGGGACGGTAAATCTGCTAGCCAGGCATACATGGATAGCATGATTTGGAAACGACAGACTCATAGGCTGAATAATACGAAACTGGTGGAGTGCTTTGCCTATGAAAAATTTGAGGGTAACCTTTTGGAGTGCCTAAAGAATCGTCTTGCAAAGATGGGCGTCGAATTCAAGCCGATGCCAAGCTGTGAACTATGGGCTTTGTTGCAGGATCAGCATGATTCCAGTCAAGTGATGAAATGCATTACTTCGTTGTTTTCGACAATGATTAACCACACAAAGGCCAATAACTTCACCTTGGAAAAGC of the Fibrobacter sp. genome contains:
- a CDS encoding type I restriction-modification system subunit M, yielding MNTEELKAKTIALIDALKSTTGAYGLANGGNEYKIITEIFLYKFFNDKFAFEAKNQKTPYKKRLSKAEKWDVEYDSFTDEEVEDLFSYMGGGVPLIKPHQTLSHLYNASTQGDFSALLDSTLVDIATFNQDQFSVVTSGKAKVNIFAAVTPYVTDIGKRDAFAKALVKNIAEFNFEEVFNEKYDFFSGIFEYLIKDYNNAGGGKYAEYFTPRAIAQVMSQLLVDPEVEYKGATCYDPSAGTGTLLMALAHQVGEDRCSIYSQDISDKSSEMLRLNLILNNLVGSLPNVVQGNTLLEPAHVEKDGCLKKFDFVVSNPPFKLDFPEYSDTLAADSVRFWAGIPNKVKNIDPNKPKMAIYTCFIQHVINSIKPDGKGAIVIPTGFLTSKPPKKGQGKKSVEYKILEHLTDKHIINGVVSMPGNVFANTPTNVSVLFFDKSLKKDSDKVILIDASKLGEEYKEGNNQKRRLRPEEIEKIVTTFRKKKNVENFSVAVSYKDIKEKGYSLSAGQYFDIKVEYVEITPEEFKAKIKGFAKELETLSAQGLELDNQILKNLKGMKI
- a CDS encoding restriction endonuclease subunit S, whose translation is MAVEMKKYRLADIAEIVISSVDKKTKPGEKIVRLCNFTDVYHNWAIKQSDYDSFMVASASDSNINKLSLKKGFVAFTKDSETRDDIGISTYIADDFEDVVLGYHCALAKPNEDIVYGKYLNAFMSSDYIKKYFELNATGSGMRFTLAVSTMEDMPIMLPSMKVQKKVGDMLSDFDRRIENLRAQNRVLEQTAKTIYDYTFLQCAGKEKVYNKVLNRNIPVDWEVKKLGDLVDVNCSTAKKNEFNEILYLETSGVFENTIEEVSFQKYADAPSRAKRKVKDRTIVYSTVRPEQRHFGILLKPPSNLIVSTGFVTIDAKENVGDISFYLYSFLSQESTIQYLSTIAANSVSSYPSINPSDIESLLVVYPDFDTLEIFNSIITPIFQKRLLNSKQIESLTTQRNALLPLLMTGQIEV
- a CDS encoding HEPN domain-containing protein, whose translation is MSISDAINKINQVRIVKKIKQAVGFFVGQQKLFSQYDSIEDFVCKNKDSSKETAFMNSLDTIIDPVSKILVSEQCYISLNYIADFCYDYLTKNAGATPLHSSNNIYNNIASFLSKFYCGSPDFLIFPIRGWGYVNDDFLFFWKKQRVKFFYEKNLKCALFPQTNSFKKTETVINSYLKNFNISDINVEQYSFNDVYKWIAYNPILVIPILRKPSSVYDGYKYILFELKMTVYTLTLISALMKKKLSGNIISSTRINNFETWDYKHFLSLTNLSAKKSDLMSVPFNIRANELFALTELNFEYATKWSVVSRNAYADVIRCMDFLKKKRLQASLNLFEESFCEKIIQSLKFYHLSFSYQLKEEDAALNLAIAIESLCVDKYEKGNTDRLYRHIRKFLTHTTFVKTLKAREELKVLYAARCEVAHSAKLQKKVDIDVCRLAYIGIFLKIMRNWNHLDFKTEFTLKKFAESIPCR
- a CDS encoding DUF262 domain-containing protein; protein product: MSVINETQVSLKSIADISEMNVSFFIDAYQRGYRWTPVEVRDLLEDVREFSHCKKDEKSFYCLQPIIVTKNEGGAYKVIDGQQRLTTIFLIYVFYRAIASRFAPEVMPFELHYNGKERLETCLNELLEKSYGDAVSVDDNMSDYESDIDCHYILDAYKYVCDYFQNLYKDVHIRGDVNEIKKILDNGLKVIWYEILNCDQQKEIDVFTKINMGKIPLTNAELIKALLLRKNADLSKDLESTQMNISVKWDEIESKLMEKSFWSFLVNDREHRYATRIDFIFQVMARDINDRILKNADEEYPNEERFTVDFEGVNKDKYAFYVFSNYVRYLEKDKSVGYVKCIWDEVCEYYRMFKDWFQNVHWYHKIGLIVCCAESDNIDVILKLSKLYRNEHDQGIGHKRYFEQQLIAEVKQLIFGDEKADESDIESCVESLDYDNSDGVRKVLLLYNIAWLELCKENGRFPFEKYKDEEISWDIEHINAVADGMPTNGRNDSEDNDRLIWLKNLKVLPELNEICLEDGRNAATLLSDIESKKLYLDKNQPGADDFKKLYEAVIKYFEDFEGTDNSIANLTLLDSGTNRSYRNAVFPIKRQTILENSMKDVFIPLCTKKVFMKAFVGSKNLLRWHSDDKNAYKKDLIDCISKYLSEVL
- a CDS encoding DUF262 domain-containing protein, whose protein sequence is MSAEMICMPEATEKSFWEILNKTSDGFNIYIPRIQRDYAQGRMDETSSHIRDNFLNDIFESLVNPKKILDINFIYGNVEEERFIPIDGQQRLTTLFLLHWYFAQYSKKIADSEVKKRLGFFQYETRHVTGKFCSNLVEKVVLLLDDVSDTFKISDEIRNYYWFFSDFENDSSIKSMLVMLDAIHEKAQNTIKKGYDLHGVFDLLTSEDAPIRFLYLNINDIGLTDNIYIKMNARGKALTHFENFKAQLSNFLVQDSESLRDSFLGKVNGIWSEFFWNPEFRKKSIDPVTGKEFIETNYDAHMMKFFRFAMFMDYVVNLEDEAVRSAQKNIRDVLKTLTEETDARFTSRLFKDAFADIGPIKSSKPVLSCETFKRIERLLDILVYRKKTTSDIHFANVNEIGISYVDEKKSFLRLIGSLDEKRAQSNEEILVLFAEYQFLLKYSNPDGSFDKEFELNRLLRVVHNLIKPTLNLQMDVFFAMARSIYQVIEAGKTLDIYEFFASLKKEDHGLYRFTAFTTEQVVEESIKSKLIKNSKEWRDAIYEAEKGFLGGNLSMLFDFSGIWEINENGLLNKILSEEMSNQECFDKFLSYYKKFNLFFDKNGEKVEIAENSLFKRALLCYGGPDSYMLPSNKPIQSFLVDSDRDHGFGRLFRDRNGNKRSFFKELMDSVDSEKEIIPQLEAIVGSKSFDENERWKVYFVKEARILNSLHGQSSDRDGKSIFEIPKRFIRRNNNDDILLLTKMQTSSINRELYSYVLYLLACDKKVDIHYHAESTDGAVKYAYYTNKQNQEIRILYKRKDDENGYVFVAEHDGSIVMWYQDITLMLDYVVKTAK
- a CDS encoding UvrD-helicase domain-containing protein, with protein sequence MFSFIRNFFAKRHALAAEREQLCRGIIERIELAEKERKGLKENADVYTAWLESNKPLWQDIFVLSKKELKKCPSFKAMEASIDSYLRIYEETRCLPLAELAEICISSVFDMFNDSFRYCTHEDLAYWRKSNKEALDNLKKYTPDKFLQNPHYLKYKKVWEELFEVTASLKERKKIHNLLVYSNRKTEAPKVIGGVNGHPLDNQQIDAVIKEYPNQLILAGAGTGKTTTIVGKVKYLLKKGFYQPEDILLLSFTEKSARDMNEQIKANIDLPITASTFHALGNKILGSVDGKKAVFLDVSNFVMDQLRQKLNDKDYTDHLVKYLVFDPTKSKSRDDFDNPEDYKRFSKENPPKTLNGIAVKSYGELDIANFLFQNQVKFQYEEPYRLPTATAERRQYQPDFYLPDYDIYIEYFGINRKGRVSDKFKERDGKSASQAYMDSMIWKRQTHRLNNTKLVECFAYEKFEGNLLECLKNRLAKMGVEFKPMPSCELWALLQDQHDSSQVMKCITSLFSTMINHTKANNFTLEKLRSLNAQLSNVLERKNNNDIIDLFEPIFGAYLEMLASKNMIDFNDMINDAAKVIREGKFQNPYKFVIVDEYQDISKPRFNLLKALRASSDYKLFCVGDDWQSIYRFAGSDVNYILKFDQFWGKTDVGKIETTYRFPQRLIEASGSFVMKNPTQVKKSLKTMSQNQDYVLGVGLWNWRFNEMPKGSSVLFLGRYKDDIRVMTNFIKEIEIHDGGKITLRGREDLDIKFMTVHASKGLQADYVFILNNKNGRKGFPSNIGDASIMQLFLDTSEEFPYAEERRLYYVAMTRAKKKVFFVPPSKKSDYSSFYSEILEKYEKEMDAEYSGRKV